In Nasonia vitripennis strain AsymCx chromosome 2, Nvit_psr_1.1, whole genome shotgun sequence, a genomic segment contains:
- the LOC100123864 gene encoding rab5 GDP/GTP exchange factor — MYSTKAPKYRINESDLKCKNGCDYYGNAAWQGYCSVCHRLQQRALQEERERAQLQNRESENVSHVENQHRQQQQLQQDKNKSKLTAFSRLRKLPTKGQEPKQLLRELYSSNASDLQKIETDNRDLINMFNKTLVAKDVSKKINHFVNEIVEHKDSKRIERLSEITQNFYQNFSKRMEESSIYKDVSTDIRERLLDYVERYTMTLLYRILFCPPYTNDEEKDLEIQKRIRQLNWVSVKNLECKIHETSVEVRELVYTSMMDLLNMDAAKAPQEKLACIVHCCSNIFLLLQQSYVGGPASADEFLPSLIFIVLKANPARLKSNINFISRFCNESRLMTGEGGYYFTNLCCAVSFIENLTAESLHMTKSDFNAYMSGERVPANTWESALMICENLHLVCENITILQELKTENEIILREANEMKQDMIEFCERVESSVSASVEKCPLIITKSQKVPTNIDCDNEECPELPSPIVPKIYTQPPENQISDNSLPNQTNLNVSTKDYSTPSPTFDFPLFGGNYGIESGKGEDDTSLISLDPHSDNVSNDFQVTEKRTPNSLLDDVQYGDDNLPSPLKPTASMQEDYHGFSIQGSTIPTIPCSTGDLSLNSLSSETDSNNYLNYHQNN, encoded by the exons ATGTATTCAACAAAGGCTCCAAAGTACCGAATCAATGAATCTGATCTAAAGTGCAAAAATGGTTGTGATTACTATGGAAATGCTGCCTGGCAAGGCTACTGCAGTGTATGTCACAGGCTGCAACAACGAGCCTTGCAAGAGGAAAGAGAACGTGCTCAATTACAAAACCGTGAAAG TGAAAATGTAAGTCATGTGGAGAATCAACATCGACAACAACAGCAACTGCAGCAGgacaaaaacaaatcaaaactCACAGCATTTTCAAGGCTTAGAAAATTACCGACTAAAGGACAGGAACCAAAGCAACTGTTGAGAGAACTGTACAGCAGCAATGCATCTGATCTTCAAAAAATTGAGACAGATAATCGAGATCTGATTAATATGTTCAACAAAACTCTTGTTGCCAAAGATGTTTCCAAAAAAATTAACCATTTTGTAAATGAAATTGTAGAGCATAAAGACAGTAAGAGAATAGAAAGATTATCTGAAattacacaaaatttttatcaaaacttTTCAAAACGTATGGAGGAAAGTTCTATTTACAAAG ATGTGTCAACGGATATTAGAGAAAGACTTCTTGATTATGTCGAAAGGTATACAATGACTTTATTGTACAGAATTCTATTTTGTCCTCCATATACAAATGACGAAGAAAAAGatttagaaattcaaaaaagaATAAGACAATTGAATTGGGTTAgtgtaaaaaatttagaatgcAAAATACACGAAACAAGTGTTGAAGTTAGAGAACTTGTTTATACATCGATGATGG acTTATTAAACATGGATGCTGCTAAAGCTCCGCAAGAAAAACTTGCTTGCATTGTTCACTGTTGTAGTAatatattcttattattaCAACAGTCATATGTTGGTGGTCCAGCTTCTGCAGATGAATTTCTGCCATCCCTAATTTTTATAGTTCTCAAAGCTAATCCAGCAAGATTAAAAAGTAATATTAACTTTATATCAAGATTTTGCAATGAAAGCCGACTTATGACTGGAGAAGGTGGATACTATTTTACAAATTTG TGTTGTGCTGTTTCATTTATTGAAAACCTTACTGCGGAATCCTTGCATATGACAAAGAGTGATTTTAATGCATATATGTCAGGAGAACGAGTACCAGCTAATACATGGGAGTCTGCCTTAATGATCTGTGAA aaTTTACATTTAGTCTGTGAAAATATAACGATATTGCAAGAATTGAAAACAGAAAACGAGATAATTTTAAGAGAAGCAAATGAAATGAAACAGGATATGATTGAATTTTGTGAAAGAGTTGAATCCAGTGTATCTGCTAGTGTTGAAAAATGTCCACTCATAATAACGAAAAGCCAAAAAGTACCCACAAATATAGACTGTGACAACGAAGAGTGTCCTGAACTACCCTCACCAATAGTACCAAAg ATTTATACGCAACCTCCTGAAAATCAAATAAGTGACAACTCGTTGCCAAACCAAACAAACTTAAATGTTTCAACAAAGGATTATTCCACCCCTTCACCTACATTTGATTTTCCATTATTTGGTGGGAATTACGGCATAGAATCTGGAAAAGGAGAAGATGACACAAGCCTTATTAGTCTAGATCCTCATAGTGATAATGTCAGTAACGACTTCCAAGTTACTGAAAAAAGGACGCCTAACAGTTTGTTGGATGACGTACAGTACGGCGATGATAATTTGCCTTCTCCTCTTAAGCCTACTGCTTCGATGCAAGAAGATTATCACGGGTTCTCGATTCAAGGCTCAACCATTCCCACTATCCCTTGTAGCACAGGAGATTTATCATTGAACTCGCTTTCTTCAGAAACTGACTCTAATAATTACCTGAATTatcatcaaaataattaa
- the LOC100123863 gene encoding antichymotrypsin-2 isoform X1 translates to MEINFEGINLYFCFLISQLVISTGVNMNSELNFLHISNSCSDFTSNLFQELTSKQEDTENVASSSLSAYIILSLLLHGTDGETREEIKSGLNLNDLDKTQEELQSLFMHLNNVTDADLQLTNGIYVDSNFQLRDCFMSKSQEYYQTSVEKMIFQNSDVAANQINEWVKEKTKNKILNIISSNDIDKYTKVILINALYFKSSWLNPFESQFTEKRKFFNIDGIETYVPTMHKTFNVLHGHIKSLRSSFIKMKYLSKEFEMILILPDEKDGLRELEKNFDWNKISKASCLTTEVELFLPKFKVEATINLKSALKKLGMNAMFTERANFSRMAEKALYVDRVLQKIIVEVDEKGSEAAAATVAQIRSRRMVTDTDVFAVDHPFMFIIHHKPSSIPLFIGSIRKLGGNYKDEL, encoded by the exons atggaAATCAACTTTGAag gcattaatttatatttttgtttcctTATATCCCAACTGGTTATCAGTACTGGTGTCAACATGAATtcagaattaaattttttacacATTTCAAACTCTTGCAGTGATTTCACCTCCAATTTATTTCAA gAGCTTACTTCAAAACAAGAAGATACAGAAAATGTAGCAAGTTCATCGCTAAGtgcatacattattttatcattactGTTACATGGAACTGATGGTGAAACAAGAGAAGAAATAAAATCAGGCTTAAATTTAAATGATCTAGACAAAACCCAAGAAGAACTGCAATCTTTATTTATGCATTTAAAT aatgttaCAGATGCTGACTTACAATTGACTAATGGAATTTATGTAGACAGTAACTTTCAGTTGCGAGACTGTTTTATGAGTAAAAGTCAAGAGTATTATCAAACTTCTGTtgagaaaatgatttttcagaaTAGTGATGTTGCTGCAAACCAAATAAATGAGTGggtgaaagaaaaaacaaagaataaaATTCTCAATATAATTAGCTCAA ATGATATTGACAAATACACAAAAGTAATACTGATAAATGCTCTATACTTTAAGAGCAGTTGGCTAAATCCATTTGAATCACAGTTcacggaaaaaagaaaatttttcaatattgatgGTATTGAAACATATGTTCCAACTATGCACAAAACATTTAATGTATTACATGGTCATATTAAAAGTCTTAGATCaagttttattaaaatgaaatatttg agcAAAGAATTTGAAATGATACTTATATTACCCGACGAGAAAGATGGTCTACGTGAactggaaaaaaattttgattggaacaaaatttcaaaagcaAGTTGTTTAACTACAGAAGTTGAATTGTTTTTACCAAAATTTAAAGTCGAGGCCACTATAAATTTGAAATCTGcattgaaaaaa TTGGGAATGAATGCAATGTTTACAGAAAGAGCGAATTTCAGTCGCATGGCTGAAAAAGCATTGTATGTAGACCGAgtgttgcaaaaaattattgttgagGTTGATGAAAAGGGatcagaagcagcagcagcaacag TTGCCCAAATAAGATCGCGACGTATGGTCACTGACACAGATGTATTTGCAGTAGATCATCCGTTCATGTTTATTATACATCATAAACCAAGCAGT
- the LOC100123863 gene encoding antichymotrypsin-2 isoform X2: MNSELNFLHISNSCSDFTSNLFQELTSKQEDTENVASSSLSAYIILSLLLHGTDGETREEIKSGLNLNDLDKTQEELQSLFMHLNNVTDADLQLTNGIYVDSNFQLRDCFMSKSQEYYQTSVEKMIFQNSDVAANQINEWVKEKTKNKILNIISSNDIDKYTKVILINALYFKSSWLNPFESQFTEKRKFFNIDGIETYVPTMHKTFNVLHGHIKSLRSSFIKMKYLSKEFEMILILPDEKDGLRELEKNFDWNKISKASCLTTEVELFLPKFKVEATINLKSALKKLGMNAMFTERANFSRMAEKALYVDRVLQKIIVEVDEKGSEAAAATVAQIRSRRMVTDTDVFAVDHPFMFIIHHKPSSIPLFIGSIRKLGGNYKDEL; the protein is encoded by the exons ATGAATtcagaattaaattttttacacATTTCAAACTCTTGCAGTGATTTCACCTCCAATTTATTTCAA gAGCTTACTTCAAAACAAGAAGATACAGAAAATGTAGCAAGTTCATCGCTAAGtgcatacattattttatcattactGTTACATGGAACTGATGGTGAAACAAGAGAAGAAATAAAATCAGGCTTAAATTTAAATGATCTAGACAAAACCCAAGAAGAACTGCAATCTTTATTTATGCATTTAAAT aatgttaCAGATGCTGACTTACAATTGACTAATGGAATTTATGTAGACAGTAACTTTCAGTTGCGAGACTGTTTTATGAGTAAAAGTCAAGAGTATTATCAAACTTCTGTtgagaaaatgatttttcagaaTAGTGATGTTGCTGCAAACCAAATAAATGAGTGggtgaaagaaaaaacaaagaataaaATTCTCAATATAATTAGCTCAA ATGATATTGACAAATACACAAAAGTAATACTGATAAATGCTCTATACTTTAAGAGCAGTTGGCTAAATCCATTTGAATCACAGTTcacggaaaaaagaaaatttttcaatattgatgGTATTGAAACATATGTTCCAACTATGCACAAAACATTTAATGTATTACATGGTCATATTAAAAGTCTTAGATCaagttttattaaaatgaaatatttg agcAAAGAATTTGAAATGATACTTATATTACCCGACGAGAAAGATGGTCTACGTGAactggaaaaaaattttgattggaacaaaatttcaaaagcaAGTTGTTTAACTACAGAAGTTGAATTGTTTTTACCAAAATTTAAAGTCGAGGCCACTATAAATTTGAAATCTGcattgaaaaaa TTGGGAATGAATGCAATGTTTACAGAAAGAGCGAATTTCAGTCGCATGGCTGAAAAAGCATTGTATGTAGACCGAgtgttgcaaaaaattattgttgagGTTGATGAAAAGGGatcagaagcagcagcagcaacag TTGCCCAAATAAGATCGCGACGTATGGTCACTGACACAGATGTATTTGCAGTAGATCATCCGTTCATGTTTATTATACATCATAAACCAAGCAGT